A window of the Lactuca sativa cultivar Salinas chromosome 7, Lsat_Salinas_v11, whole genome shotgun sequence genome harbors these coding sequences:
- the LOC111913972 gene encoding uncharacterized protein LOC111913972 — translation MARLFSQTLIRTTSSASKSLQTFKLSISQQHRFASQSGKSQLIEVDLESDSDVEVLGLRKLEDAIHSIIVRQSAPDWLPFVPGSSYWVPPRRHRPDSHGIISVLRKFSKPLTDEESMSISSSRGWPSSAYFIEGTSVMQPLTMEMEAEVVHSNEENIPDAENEEG, via the exons ATGGCTCGTCTTttctcacaaaccctaattagaaCAACATCATCAGCATCGAAGTCCTTGCAAACATTCAAATTAAGCATATCGCAGCAGCATCGATTTGCGAGCCAATCTGGAAAATCTCAATTGATCGAGGTCGACCTTGAATCTGATAGCGATGTGGAAGTTTTAGGGTTGAGAAAGCTCGAAGATGCTATCCATAGTATCATCGTGAGACAATCGGCGCCTGATTGGCTTCCTTTCGTTCCTGGTTCATCTTACTGGGTCCCTCCTCGCCGTCACCGGCCTGATTCTCACGGCATCATTAGTGTGCTCAGAAAATTTAGCAAACCGTTGACGGATGAAGAATCAATGTCTATTTCTTCCTCACGTGGTTGGCCATCCTCCGCTTATTTCATTGAAG GCACATCCGTTATGCAACCATTGACTATGGAGATGGAAGCAGAAGTGGTTCATAGCAATGAGGAAAATATTCCTGATGCTGAGAATGAGGAAGGATGA